Proteins encoded together in one Impatiens glandulifera chromosome 1, dImpGla2.1, whole genome shotgun sequence window:
- the LOC124920903 gene encoding VAN3-binding protein-like, whose translation MEEEKKLEQKMQRLVFRQPETPREPMEFLSRSWSLSAMEVAKALCPPTTHSWSPLSAATGGREATIINNSELDEVNPVNNFSFASTETCQLVLERIMSTHSLTADMITSSPSSGRLSNGSGLSETPPHSPPQVHDTCKITQSNQWNPQQCRISTASASIPGGGGKTIGRWFKDRREKKREETRVQNAQVHAAVSVAGVAAAVAAMATATASSPGSQKDEQGMKTDLAVASAAALVAAQCVEAAEIMGAEPEHLSSVVKSSVNVQSPGDIMTLTAAAATALRGAATLKARTVKDVWSMGSVINQTTVDNYSSTTGCFNGDLIATEENNFLNICSRELLARGCELLKRTRKGDLHWKKVSVYMNRIGQVIVKMKSRHVAGTMTKKKKNVVMEVVKNIPAWSGRHLLEGGENLRYFGLKTVNRGDIEFECKNQKEYDMWTEGVSRLLYVANRLKNNQL comes from the exons atggaagaggagaagaaacTTGAACAAAAGATGCAGCGGCTGGTATTCCGGCAGCCGGAGACGCCAAGAGAGCCAATGGAATTTCTATCTCGCTCTTGGAGCCTCTCTGCAATGGAAGTCGCCAAAGCTCTCTGCCCTCCCACCACTCATTCCTGGTCACCCCTCTCCGCCGCCACAGGTGGCAGAGAAGCAACCATTATTAATAATTCGGAGCTGGACGAGGTTAACCCAGTTAATAATTTCTCATTCGCGTCTACTGAGACATGTCAACTTGTGTTGGAACGTATAATGTCAACCCACTCCCTAACT GCCGATATGATAACATCATCGCCAAGTTCTGGAAGGCTTTCCAATGGCAGTGGTCTTTCCGAAACCCCACCTCATTCCCCTCCCCAGGTTCACGATACCTGCAAAATCACTCAG AGCAACCAGTGGAATCCGCAGCAGTGCAGAATCAGCACCGCCTCAGCCTCGATCCCGGGTGGTGGAGGGAAGACAATAGGCCGGTGGTTCAAGGACAGAAGGGAGAAAAAAAGAGAAGAGACAAGGGTTCAAAATGCTCAAGTCCATGCAGCAGTCTCAGTCGCCGGAGTGGCAGCCGCAGTTGCAGCCATGGCCACCGCCACAGCTTCATCTCCAGGATCCCAAAAGGACGAACAGGGGATGAAGACAGATTTGGCAGTGGCATCCGCAGCAGCATTGGTAGCGGCACAGTGCGTTGAGGCAGCCGAGATTATGGGTGCAGAACCAGAGCATTTATCTTCTGTTGTTAAATCTTCTGTCAATGTTCAGTCTCCCGGAGATATCATGACATTAACGGCGGCGGCAGCCACCG CTCTTCGTGGGGCAGCGACATTGAAGGCAAGAACAGTGAAGGACGTGTGGAGCATGGGATCGGTTATTAATCAGACGACTGTAGATAATTACTCTAGTACTACTGGATGTTTCAATGGTGATTTGATTGCTACAGAAGAGAacaatttcttaaatatatgcAGTAGAGAATTGCTTGCTAGAGGCTGTGAACTTCTAAAGAGAACCAGAAAAG GTGATCTTCATTGGAAGAAGGTTTCTGTTTACATGAACAGAATAGGACAG GTTATTGTGAAGATGAAGAGTAGACATGTTGCTGGGACCAtgacaaaaaagaaaaaga ATGTGGTGATGGAAGTAGTGAAGAATATTCCGGCGTGGTCAGGGCGTCATTTGCTTGAAGGTGGGGAGAATTTGCGCTACTTTGGGTTGAAGACGGTTAATAGAGGGGATATTGAATTCGAGTGTAAGAACCAAAAGGAGTATGATATGTGGACTGAAGGTGTCTCGAGGCTTCTTTATGTTGCAAACCGACTCAAGAACAACCAACTATAA
- the LOC124920275 gene encoding chlorophyllase-2 — MSPSLPISSTVTKVFDTGKHSTVLLNVQTTTCCNNSSDSDLHPPKPLLIASPLDHPSDFPVLLFLHGYLLSNSFYSHLILHIASHGFIVIAPQLYTVAGPDSTNEVKSAAAIIDWLSTGLGSVLPTDVNPDLTKIAISGHSRGGKTAFALALGLITVPSLKISALLGIDPVDGMDKGKQTVPPVLTYVPRSFDLEMPVLVLGSGLGEIKRNSVFPACAPKGVNHENFYDECKPPACYLVIRDYGHLDMLDDETKGVRGKATYCLCKNGESREPMRKCVAGVMVAFLKAYLRDDWGDLIAVKDGRRDAPVEFQKIDFYW; from the exons ATGTcaccttctcttccaatctCATCTACTGTAACTAAAGTGTTTGATACTGGGAAACACTCAACTGTCCTGCTTAATGTTCAAACCACAACTTGCTGTAATAATTCATCTGATTCTGATCTCCACCCTCCAAAACCCCTGCTTATAGCATCACCATTAGACCATCCATCAGACTTCCCAGTCCTCCTTTTCCTCCATGGCTACCTCCTCTCCAACTCTTTCTACTCTCATCTAATCCTCCATATCGCTTCCCACGGCTTCATCGTCATTGCTCCTCAG TTATACACAGTAGCCGGACCTGATTCAACCAACGAAGTCAAATCAGCAGCTGCAATAATAGACTGGCTATCAACCGGACTAGGATCTGTACTTCCAACAGACGTAAACCCAGATCTAACTAAGATCGCCATTTCAGGACACAGCCGTGGAGGGAAAACTGCGTTTGCGCTTGCCCTAGGGCTTATAACAGTTCCATCGCTAAAAATCTCAGCTTTATTAGGAATCGACCCTGTTGATGGAATGGATAAAGGAAAACAAACAGTTCCTCCGGTTCTTACCTACGTTCCTCGAtcatttgacctagaaatgccAGTATTGGTTTTGGGATCTGGATTGGGGGAGATTAAAAGGAATTCTGTGTTTCCGGCGTGTGCTCCAAAAGGAGTGAATCACGAGAACTTCTACGATGAATGCAAACCGCCGGCTTGCTATTTGGTGATTAGGGATTATGGACATCTTGATATGTTGGATGATGAAACGAAAGGAGTGAGAGGAAAGGCTACGTATTGCCTGTGTAAAAATGGTGAATCGAGAGAGCCGATGAGGAAATGCGTCGCCGGAGTTATGGTTGCGTTCTTGAAAGCTTATTTGAGAGATGATTGGGGAGATTTGATCGCCGTTAAAGACGGCCGGCGAGATGCTCCGGTGGAGTTTCAAAAGATCGACTTCTACTGGTGA
- the LOC124921838 gene encoding DNA-directed RNA polymerase III subunit RPC9-like isoform X1, protein MKILQANAGPLTNFEVLEFLRGRGAGKDQTRLLLSIKQSEFKVFDYLEQSQAGYETLDTIKEFLEKSKPYNLTKAEILNILNTRPSSVAEINPIIYDWDRRKLVLDDLVEVVVEVLPVLLQQRMRVKMMVKTRMGWRLKTNNEIWFIFTSFLFVC, encoded by the exons ATGAAGAT ATTGCAAGCTAATGCTGGGCCACTTACAAATTTTGAAGTGCTGGAATTTCTACGAGGTCGAGGAGCTGGAAAAGATCAAACACGGCTTTTGTTATCGATAAAGCAATCAGAATTCaag GTTTTTGACTATTTGGAACAAAGCCAGGCTGGCTATGAGACATTGGATACTATTAAAGAGTTTTTGGAGAAGAGCAAACCTTATAACCTGACAAAGGCTGAGATTCTCAACATCCTCAACACTAGGCCTTCCTCTGTTGCTGAAATTAATCCG ATAATATATGATTGGGACCGAAGAAAGTTGGTCCTCGATGACTTGGTGGAGGTAGTGGTAGAAGTATTGCCTGTCCTCCTCCAACAGAGAATGAGGGTGAAGATGATGGTGAAGACGAGGATGGGATGGAGGTTGAAGACAAACAATGAAATATGGTTTATATTTACATCATTTCTCTTTGTTTGTtga
- the LOC124921838 gene encoding DNA-directed RNA polymerase III subunit RPC9-like isoform X2 produces the protein MKILQANAGPLTNFEVLEFLRGRGAGKDQTRLLLSIKQSEFKVFDYLEQSQAGYETLDTIKEFLEKSKPYNLTKAEILNILNTRPSSVAEINPIIYDWDRRKLVLDDLVEVVVEVLPGPPPTENEGEDEGEDEDGMETEDKQ, from the exons ATGAAGAT ATTGCAAGCTAATGCTGGGCCACTTACAAATTTTGAAGTGCTGGAATTTCTACGAGGTCGAGGAGCTGGAAAAGATCAAACACGGCTTTTGTTATCGATAAAGCAATCAGAATTCaag GTTTTTGACTATTTGGAACAAAGCCAGGCTGGCTATGAGACATTGGATACTATTAAAGAGTTTTTGGAGAAGAGCAAACCTTATAACCTGACAAAGGCTGAGATTCTCAACATCCTCAACACTAGGCCTTCCTCTGTTGCTGAAATTAATCCG ATAATATATGATTGGGACCGAAGAAAGTTGGTTCTCGATGACTTGGTGGAGGTAGTGGTAGAAGTATTGCCCGGTCCTCCTCCAACAGAGAATGAGGGTGAAGATGAGGGTGAAGACGAGGATGGGATGGAGACTGAAGACAAACAATGA